A single Sciurus carolinensis chromosome 15, mSciCar1.2, whole genome shotgun sequence DNA region contains:
- the Slc39a6 gene encoding LOW QUALITY PROTEIN: zinc transporter ZIP6 (The sequence of the model RefSeq protein was modified relative to this genomic sequence to represent the inferred CDS: inserted 8 bases in 8 codons; deleted 1 base in 1 codon; substituted 1 base at 1 genomic stop codon), producing MAKSLSVILVLILALSVXNPLHELESAAAFSQTTEKISPNGESGINVDLALXTQQHHVQQLFYRYGENNSLSVEGFXKLLQNIGIDKIKRVHIHHDHEHHSDHDHRSHRNHASSKNNRKTLCPDXDSDGSGKDPRNSQGKGSHRPEHTDGRRNVKESVSASEVTSTVYNTVXEGTHFLETVETLKSGKKPQRCKQFHPTSITEKNQVGRTGXQEINESVSEPRKGFVYSRNINDNTQECFNASKLLTSHGMGIQIPLNATEFNYLCPAIINQIDARSCLIHTTSEKKAEXPPKTYSLQIAWVGGLIAISIISFLSLLGVILVPLMNQVFFKFXLSFLVALAVGTLSGDAXLHLLPHSHASHHHSHSHEEPAMEMKRGPLFSHLSSQNIEESTYFDSTWKGLTALGGLYFMFLVEHVLTLIKQFKDKKKKNQKKPENDDDVEIKKQLSKYESQLSTNEEKVDTDDRPEGYLRADSQEPSHFDSQQPAILEEEEVMIAHAHPQEVYNEYVPRGCKNKCHSHFHDTLGQSDDLIHHHDYHHILHHHHHQNHHPHSHSQRYSREELKDAGIATLAWMVIMGDGLHNFSDGLAIGAAFTEGLSSGLSTSVAVFCHELPHELGDFAVLLKAGMTVKQAVLYNALSAMLAYLGMATGIFIGHYAENVSMWIFALTAGLFMYVALVDMVPEMLHNDASDHGCSRWGYFFLQNAGILLGFGIMLLISIFEHKIVFRINF from the exons ATGGCAAAGAGTTTATCTGTAATCTTGGTCCTGATCTTAGCCCTTTCGG ACAATCCCCTTCACGAACTAGAATCAGCAGCTGCTTTCTCTCAGACCACCGAGAAAATTAGTCCAAACGGGGAATCTGGCATTAATGTTGACTTGGCAT CTACACAGCAGCATCACGTGCAGCAGCTTTTCTACCGTTATGGGGAGAACAATTCCTTATCAGTTGAAGGAT AGAAATTGCTTCAGAATATAGGCATAGATAAGATTAAAAGAGTCCACATACACCATGACCATGAGCATCATTCTGACCATGACCACCGCTCTCACCGTAATCATGCTTCCAGTAAAAATAATCGGAAAACCCTTTGCCCAG CTGACTCTGATGGTTCAGGTAAAGATCCTAGAAACAGCCAGGGAAAAGGATCTCACCGACCGGAACACACcgatggtagaagaaatgtcaaggaGAGTGTCAGTGCTAGTGAAGTGACCTCAACTGTATATAACACTG CTGAAGGGACTCACTTTCTGGAGACAGTAGAGACTCTGAAATctggaaaaaaaccccaaagatgTAAGCAGTTCCACCCCACCAGTATCACAGAAAAGAACCAGGTGGGTCGGACTGGCTAGCAGGAAATCAATGAGTCTGTAAGTGAGCCCAGAAAGGGCTTTGTGTATTCCAGG AACATAAATGACAACACTCAAGAG TGTTTCAATGCTTCTAAGCTGCTTACATCTCATGGCATGGGCATCCAGATTCCGTTGAATGCCACCGAGTTCAACTATCTCTGCCCAGCCATCATCAATCAAATTGATGCTAGATCGTGTCTGATTCATACAACAAGTGAAAAGAAGGCTG TCCCTCCGAAGACCTATTCTTTACAAATAG CCTGGGTTGGTGGCTTAATAGCCATTTCCATCATCAGTTTCCTGTCTTTGCTGGGGGTTATCTTGGTGCCTCTCATGAATCAGGTGTTTTTCAAAT CCCTGAGTTTCCTTGTGGCATTGGCGGTTGGGACTTTGAGTGGTGATG TATTACACCTTCTTCCACAT TCTCATGCAAGCCACCATCATAGTCATAGCCATGAAGAACCagcaatggaaatgaaaagaggTCCACTTTTTAGTCATCTGTCATCTCAAAATATAGAAGAAAGTACCTATTTTGATTCCACATGGAAAGGTCTGACAGCTCTAGGAGGCTTGTATTTCATGTTTCTTGTTGAACATGTACTCACGTTGATCAAGCAatttaaagacaagaagaaaaag AAtcaaaaaaaacctgaaaatgatGATGATGTGGAGATTAAGAAGCAGTTGTCCAAGTATGAGTCTCAACTTTCAACAAATGAGGAGAAAGTAGATACAGATGATC GACCTGAAGGTTATTTACGAGCAGACTCACAAGAGCCCTCCCACTTTGATTCTCAGCAGCCAGCAATCTTGGAAGAAGAAGAGGTCATGATAGCTCATGCTCATCCACAGGAAGTCTACAATGAATATGTACCTAGAGGGTGCAAAAACAAATGCCATTCACATTTCCATGATACACTGGGCCAGTCAGATGACCTCATTCACCATCATGACTACCATCATattctccatcaccaccaccaccaaaaccaCCACCCCCACAGTCACAGTCAGCGCTACTCTCGGGAGGAGCTGAAAGATGCTGGCATTGCCACATTGGCTTGGATGGTGATAATGGGTGATGGCCTGCACAACTTCAGTGATGGCCTAGCAATtg GTGCTGCTTTCACTGAAGGCTTGTCAAGTGGTTTAAGTACTTCTGTTGCTGTGTTCTGTCATGAGTTGCCTCATGAGTTAG GTGACTTTGCTGTTTTACTGAAGGCAGGCATGACTGTTAAGCAGGCTGTGCTTTACAACGCTTTGTCAGCCATGCTGGCCTATCTTGGGATGGCAACAGGAATTTTCATTGGTCATTATGCTGAAAATGTTTCTATGTGGATATTTGCACTTACTGCTGGCTTATTCATGTATGTCGCTCTGGTCGATATG GTACCTGAGATGCTGCACAATGATGCTAGTGACCATGGATGTAGCCGTTGGGGATACTTCTTTTTACAGAATGCTGGGATACTTTTAGGTTTTGGAATTATGTTACTTATTTCCATATTCGAACACAAAATTGTGTTTCGTATAAATTTCTAA